In Melioribacteraceae bacterium 4301-Me, a genomic segment contains:
- the pstS gene encoding phosphate ABC transporter substrate-binding protein PstS: protein MFNKILLVLFIIFSQLTFAQLQLNGAGATFPYVIYMKWFDEYKKETGVQFNYQSIGSGGGIRQIIEGTVDFGASDGPMNDQQLHEALQKRGTEILHIPTVLGAVVVGYNLPNIGKGLKLDGVTLADIFLGKIKKWNDARIKVLNPDLILPDRYIVVAHRSDGSGTTFIFTDYLSKVSKEWETKVGRGTSVNWPVGLGGKGNEGVAGLIKQTQGSIGYIELAYAVQNNTPYAYIKNKAGNFAEPSFESVTAAAEGAANNMPPDLRVSITNADGKNSYPISGFTWLLIYKDIKNPSKASAIVKFLKWAMTKGQSFATSLYYAPLPKSVVKLCENKINTITSNGKKVNLK from the coding sequence ATGTTTAACAAAATTCTTTTAGTTTTGTTTATAATTTTCAGCCAATTAACATTTGCGCAATTGCAACTGAACGGTGCTGGTGCAACTTTCCCGTATGTTATTTATATGAAATGGTTTGACGAATACAAAAAAGAAACTGGAGTTCAATTTAATTATCAGTCAATTGGCAGTGGTGGCGGCATACGACAAATTATAGAAGGTACTGTAGATTTCGGTGCCAGTGATGGTCCAATGAACGACCAGCAATTGCACGAAGCATTGCAAAAAAGAGGTACTGAAATATTGCACATTCCTACGGTTTTAGGAGCAGTTGTAGTGGGATACAATTTGCCAAATATAGGCAAAGGACTAAAATTAGATGGTGTAACTTTAGCAGATATTTTCTTAGGTAAAATTAAAAAGTGGAATGATGCAAGAATAAAAGTCTTAAACCCCGATTTAATACTGCCAGATCGTTACATTGTAGTTGCACATCGTTCAGATGGAAGCGGTACAACCTTTATTTTTACTGACTACCTTTCCAAGGTTAGTAAAGAATGGGAGACTAAAGTGGGAAGAGGCACTTCAGTAAATTGGCCAGTTGGGCTAGGTGGAAAAGGTAACGAAGGTGTTGCAGGCTTAATTAAGCAAACTCAAGGTTCAATTGGTTATATAGAGTTAGCTTATGCAGTGCAAAACAATACACCCTATGCTTACATTAAAAACAAAGCAGGAAATTTTGCTGAGCCTTCATTTGAATCAGTAACAGCAGCTGCTGAAGGTGCTGCTAATAATATGCCTCCAGATTTGAGAGTTTCAATCACAAATGCAGATGGAAAAAATTCTTATCCTATTTCAGGCTTTACTTGGCTTTTAATTTATAAGGATATCAAAAACCCATCGAAAGCATCTGCAATTGTAAAGTTTTTAAAATGGGCAATGACAAAAGGACAATCGTTTGCGACTTCTTTATATTATGCTCCATTGCCAAAAAGCGTTGTGAAATTGTGTGAGAATAAAATTAATACTATAACATCGAATGGGAAGAAGGTAAATTTGAAATAG
- the phoU gene encoding phosphate signaling complex protein PhoU, translating into MQEHFNEELEKLNTNLLKMASLVDDQVNRTFEALNSNNIELCKRVKAKDLEIDAYDNLILAQCENILALFQPVASDLRYVMSVIMINNQLERCGDIAVNISQRIKKTFDYINLIKESGILDMLKKAKDMVKQSIDSFLNKDIDLAYNVMMEDNEVDKLNKQIFKMLVEKMKNQPDLIEPCSHLIVLTRHVERLADHATNIAENLVFYVEAKIIAHKKKLGEKRWEDEL; encoded by the coding sequence ATGCAAGAACATTTTAACGAAGAATTAGAAAAACTTAATACTAATTTATTGAAAATGGCTTCACTGGTTGATGATCAAGTCAACCGTACTTTTGAAGCACTTAACTCAAATAATATTGAGCTTTGCAAAAGAGTAAAAGCAAAAGACTTAGAAATTGATGCATACGATAATTTAATTTTAGCTCAATGTGAGAATATATTAGCATTATTCCAACCGGTAGCTTCGGACCTACGTTATGTAATGTCAGTTATTATGATTAATAATCAATTGGAAAGATGCGGCGATATAGCTGTTAATATCTCTCAAAGAATTAAAAAGACATTCGATTATATAAATCTAATAAAAGAATCGGGAATTCTCGATATGCTTAAAAAAGCAAAAGATATGGTTAAGCAATCTATTGACAGTTTCCTCAATAAGGATATTGACTTGGCTTATAACGTAATGATGGAAGATAATGAAGTTGATAAACTAAATAAACAGATTTTTAAAATGCTAGTGGAAAAAATGAAAAATCAACCAGATTTAATTGAACCATGCTCTCATTTAATTGTTTTAACACGACATGTGGAAAGACTTGCCGACCATGCAACTAACATCGCTGAAAATTTGGTTTTTTATGTTGAAGCAAAAATTATAGCTCATAAAAAGAAACTTGGTGAAAAAAGATGGGAAGATGAACTGTAG
- the pstA gene encoding phosphate ABC transporter permease PstA, with protein MKCLMIFSVIVTLVPLVFIFYYTLSKGISYLNLDFFIQMPKPVGESGGGMANAIVGTLILITIGGSIGIPIGVFAGTYLSEFGNNKFGYLVRFMTDVLSGVPSIVVGVVAYTLVVVPMKHFSALAGGIALAILMIPTITRTTEEMIKLVPHSLREAGLALGIPKWKTTLMIVLKTAWKGIATGILLGLSRAAGETAPLLFTALGNRFWSTSIFQPIASLTVYIYDYAKAPFEEWNNQAWTAALVLILLISILSLLFKIITRPKYKTNK; from the coding sequence ATGAAGTGCCTAATGATTTTTTCGGTGATTGTGACTCTAGTCCCCCTAGTTTTTATTTTTTATTATACTCTTTCGAAAGGAATCTCATATTTGAATTTAGATTTTTTTATACAAATGCCTAAGCCCGTTGGCGAAAGTGGCGGTGGAATGGCTAATGCAATTGTAGGTACATTAATTTTAATTACAATAGGCGGTAGCATTGGAATACCTATAGGTGTTTTTGCTGGGACGTATTTATCTGAATTTGGCAACAATAAGTTTGGGTACTTAGTTCGATTTATGACCGATGTTTTAAGCGGGGTTCCATCAATAGTTGTGGGTGTAGTTGCTTATACTTTAGTTGTAGTTCCAATGAAACATTTTTCAGCTCTTGCTGGAGGCATTGCGCTTGCAATTCTTATGATTCCTACTATTACCAGAACTACTGAAGAAATGATAAAACTTGTTCCGCACTCATTAAGGGAAGCGGGGTTGGCTTTGGGTATTCCTAAATGGAAAACAACTTTAATGATTGTACTTAAAACAGCTTGGAAAGGTATTGCAACAGGAATCCTGCTTGGTCTATCTAGAGCAGCAGGTGAAACTGCACCTCTTCTGTTTACTGCCTTGGGCAATAGGTTTTGGTCGACTTCTATTTTCCAGCCAATTGCTTCTTTAACAGTTTATATTTATGATTATGCTAAGGCTCCATTTGAGGAGTGGAATAACCAAGCATGGACAGCTGCTTTGGTTCTCATTTTATTGATATCTATATTAAGTTTGTTATTCAAAATTATAACTCGTCCAAAATATAAAACAAATAAATAA
- a CDS encoding TonB-dependent receptor domain-containing protein yields MNYNKQTKSMIKTLLNIISLSFILSIVILLFPLKLNAQSKGSVSGKVVDSTTGEAVIGANVLLSGTNFGDASDIEGKYLISNVEEGTYEIAVSCIGYAKKKISNVEVKANSNTVINITLQPEAISVEEVVVTSKAENSYEAALINLQKNAVSISDGISAEQIKKSPDATSSDALRRITGVSVVDNKFVFVRGTSERYSYAMLNNVSLSSTEPDKKSFAFDLIPTNLLDNIIIDKSYSVDKPGDFGGGLVKMNTIDFPDKIKLNITLTGSYTNNTSLNNFRTYKGGKLDFLGIDDGTRSLPSHIPPDLSKGNYTPEQMLEFAKQFPNNWSTTKTKAPINGSFLISFGDGITLFGPRFGFVTALSYKNNFVKTNLERNEYEASGEPRFNYSGDQYTYSTLWGGLLNVSYKINDLNKISLKNTYSHASNDEVSQLHGAQFTDSGTEQFQSAIRFDSREVYSGQLMGEHVLPNINGLKFDWRVYNSISNKNEPDYRRVIYARELGTQNPFAAVLGFQVNLKNGGRFYSNLHEDTKGIGTDFTLPVANLKIKFGALFDKKERGFNSRLFGTIINAPGNGFTDFNLLYLPIDKIFAPENYRKNGFSIQEYLNGTNNYNASENISAFYSMFELPIKLFEKELRIIAGGRLENSQIKLNSRDLSDQKDIVVNLKNIDFLPSLNFIYKINDNTNLRLSANRTVNRPELRELAPFAYFDFYTQTSIRGNENLQRAEVQNYDLRLETFPEIGEMISASIFYKKILNAIEQVVITGSALGSERTFRNSDNAKLYGIELEGRFSLGHISNVLDNFLINGNYSWVKSSVTVKGSETTIPRDNRPLQGQSPYTINLGVTYNNQSWGTSFSLLYNRNGERIVEVATEYEEDIIEEPRNVIDIVFTQQIKHNLELKLTAKNLLGQNQIFKQGGKKARLNSKDSSISLTLSYKI; encoded by the coding sequence ATGAATTATAATAAACAAACAAAAAGCATGATAAAAACTCTGCTTAATATAATAAGCCTTTCTTTTATACTTTCTATTGTCATCTTGCTTTTTCCACTAAAATTAAATGCACAGTCAAAAGGTTCAGTAAGTGGTAAGGTAGTTGACAGCACTACTGGAGAAGCAGTAATTGGTGCTAATGTTTTATTAAGTGGTACAAATTTCGGTGATGCAAGTGATATTGAAGGTAAATATTTAATCTCTAATGTAGAAGAAGGCACTTATGAAATTGCAGTAAGTTGTATTGGATATGCTAAAAAGAAAATCTCTAATGTGGAAGTAAAAGCTAATAGTAACACAGTAATCAATATTACATTGCAGCCAGAAGCAATCTCAGTCGAAGAGGTAGTTGTAACCAGTAAAGCGGAAAATTCTTATGAAGCTGCTCTAATTAACTTGCAAAAAAATGCAGTTTCAATAAGCGATGGAATAAGTGCTGAACAAATTAAAAAATCACCAGATGCTACATCAAGCGATGCATTACGCCGAATTACAGGCGTATCAGTTGTTGATAATAAGTTTGTATTTGTCAGAGGTACAAGTGAACGCTATAGCTATGCAATGTTGAATAATGTATCATTGTCAAGTACTGAACCAGATAAAAAATCTTTTGCATTTGATTTAATTCCTACCAATTTATTAGACAATATAATAATTGATAAATCTTACTCTGTAGATAAACCCGGCGATTTTGGCGGCGGACTTGTAAAAATGAACACAATTGATTTCCCTGACAAAATAAAACTAAATATTACATTAACTGGCTCATATACCAACAATACATCTCTAAATAATTTCAGGACCTACAAAGGTGGTAAATTAGATTTCTTGGGTATTGATGATGGCACAAGAAGCCTGCCGTCTCATATTCCTCCTGATTTAAGCAAAGGAAATTACACACCTGAACAAATGTTAGAATTTGCTAAACAATTTCCAAATAATTGGTCAACTACGAAGACGAAGGCACCTATTAATGGCAGTTTCTTAATTTCATTTGGGGATGGAATAACTCTTTTTGGCCCACGCTTTGGTTTTGTTACAGCACTTTCTTATAAAAACAATTTTGTTAAGACTAATCTTGAAAGAAATGAATACGAAGCAAGCGGAGAGCCGAGATTTAATTACAGTGGTGATCAATATACATATTCAACTTTATGGGGGGGATTGTTGAATGTTAGCTATAAAATTAATGATTTGAATAAAATTAGTCTTAAAAACACATACAGTCATGCATCCAACGATGAGGTCTCTCAATTGCATGGTGCCCAATTTACTGACTCCGGTACCGAACAATTCCAATCAGCTATTAGGTTTGATTCGCGTGAAGTTTATTCGGGACAATTAATGGGTGAACATGTTTTACCCAATATTAATGGACTTAAATTCGATTGGAGAGTTTACAATTCAATATCCAATAAAAATGAACCCGACTATAGGAGAGTTATTTATGCTAGGGAACTAGGTACTCAAAATCCTTTTGCTGCTGTTTTAGGATTCCAAGTTAATTTGAAAAATGGCGGAAGGTTTTATTCTAATCTGCATGAAGATACTAAAGGTATAGGTACTGATTTTACTTTGCCTGTTGCAAATCTAAAAATAAAGTTTGGGGCTCTTTTTGATAAAAAAGAACGTGGATTTAATTCTCGCCTTTTTGGAACCATAATTAATGCGCCAGGTAACGGATTTACAGACTTTAATTTGTTATACCTGCCAATAGATAAAATATTTGCACCGGAAAACTATAGAAAGAACGGTTTTTCAATTCAAGAGTATTTGAATGGGACCAATAATTATAATGCTTCAGAAAATATATCCGCTTTTTACTCGATGTTCGAATTGCCTATAAAGTTATTTGAAAAGGAATTAAGAATTATTGCTGGCGGCAGACTTGAGAACTCTCAAATTAAATTAAATTCTCGTGACTTGTCTGACCAGAAAGATATTGTTGTTAATCTTAAGAACATTGATTTTCTGCCATCCCTTAATTTTATATATAAAATAAATGATAACACAAATCTTCGTTTATCGGCAAATCGTACTGTAAATAGACCTGAGTTAAGAGAGTTAGCTCCCTTTGCTTATTTTGATTTTTATACACAAACATCAATAAGGGGGAATGAAAACCTTCAAAGAGCCGAAGTTCAAAATTATGATTTACGATTGGAGACTTTCCCAGAAATAGGTGAGATGATATCGGCAAGTATTTTTTACAAGAAAATTTTAAATGCAATTGAACAAGTGGTCATAACCGGAAGTGCATTAGGCTCTGAAAGAACATTTAGGAATTCTGATAACGCAAAATTATACGGGATTGAATTAGAAGGGAGGTTCTCATTAGGTCATATAAGTAATGTGCTTGATAACTTCTTAATTAATGGAAATTATTCATGGGTGAAATCTTCTGTTACTGTTAAAGGTTCTGAAACCACAATTCCAAGAGATAACCGACCATTACAAGGTCAGTCTCCTTATACAATAAATTTAGGTGTTACATATAACAATCAAAGTTGGGGCACATCCTTTAGTTTACTTTATAACCGCAATGGTGAGAGAATTGTTGAAGTCGCTACCGAGTATGAAGAAGATATTATTGAAGAGCCGCGCAATGTAATTGATATAGTTTTTACTCAGCAAATTAAGCATAATCTTGAATTGAAATTGACAGCAAAAAATTTATTGGGACAAAACCAAATTTTTAAACAAGGTGGCAAAAAAGCACGATTAAACAGCAAAGATTCTTCTATATCACTAACTCTTTCTTATAAAATATAA
- a CDS encoding T9SS type A sorting domain-containing protein codes for MTKNTLYFLIITFFISVNIFAQLAQYDEVLEGDINTDLTLNASKKYLLRGFVNVNPPATLTIPAGTIIYGEKSSKGTLIINRGAKINAVGTPQKPIIFTSQQPIGQRGAGDWGGIILAGKASLNVPGGTAVIEGGTGTVYGGGDNPDDNDNSGIMKYVRIEFPGIAFLPDNEINGLTFGGVGSGTTIDYIQVSYSGDDSFEWFGGSVNCKHLIAFKGVDDEFDTDFGYHGKCQFLFGLRDPNIADISGSNGFESDNDGTGTLNTPRTQPIYSNVTLIGPLSTPDFTQFNPNFKRGAHLRRATLTSIYNSIIMGYPVGLLIDGQNSADGAVANELQIRNTIIAGAQVGKNLTTNVNNFDVVAWFNTNEFANKTFETSSEVGLVDPFNLLHPNPTPSSNSPAALGANFSNARLQDSFFTQVTYLGAFEPNSSRWDEGWTNYDPQNTDYTITDVNDNIDKVISYNYHLYQNYPNPFNPLTTINFSLPVSDYVELSVYNLLGQHIATLINEFKNAGSYAVNFDASNLSSGIYFYKLTTSKITITKKMTLLK; via the coding sequence ATGACTAAAAACACTTTATACTTTTTAATAATAACATTTTTTATAAGTGTTAATATTTTTGCTCAACTTGCACAGTACGACGAAGTTTTGGAAGGCGACATAAATACCGACTTAACATTAAATGCAAGTAAGAAGTATCTGCTGCGTGGTTTTGTAAATGTAAATCCACCTGCTACTTTAACTATACCTGCGGGCACAATTATTTACGGCGAAAAGTCTTCTAAAGGAACGTTGATTATTAACAGAGGTGCAAAGATTAACGCTGTCGGTACACCTCAAAAGCCTATTATTTTTACTAGTCAACAACCCATTGGTCAAAGAGGAGCAGGTGATTGGGGCGGAATAATATTGGCTGGGAAAGCATCACTTAACGTACCGGGGGGAACTGCCGTAATAGAAGGCGGAACTGGAACAGTTTATGGCGGTGGTGATAATCCAGATGATAATGATAATAGCGGAATTATGAAGTATGTTAGAATTGAATTCCCTGGGATTGCATTTTTGCCTGATAATGAAATTAATGGTCTAACTTTTGGCGGGGTAGGAAGCGGAACAACTATAGATTACATCCAAGTAAGCTACAGCGGTGATGACTCTTTTGAATGGTTTGGCGGCAGTGTTAATTGCAAACACTTGATAGCTTTCAAAGGAGTGGATGATGAATTTGATACTGACTTTGGATATCATGGCAAATGTCAGTTTTTGTTTGGCTTAAGGGACCCAAACATTGCTGATATAAGCGGCAGCAATGGATTTGAATCTGATAATGATGGCACTGGCACTCTTAATACTCCACGAACCCAGCCAATTTACTCGAATGTTACTTTAATTGGTCCTTTGTCTACACCTGATTTTACACAATTTAATCCGAATTTTAAAAGAGGTGCTCATTTAAGAAGAGCAACTCTAACATCAATTTACAACTCTATAATTATGGGCTATCCAGTAGGACTTTTAATTGATGGACAAAATTCTGCTGACGGTGCAGTTGCAAATGAACTGCAAATTAGAAATACAATTATAGCTGGTGCACAAGTCGGCAAAAATTTAACTACAAATGTAAATAACTTTGATGTGGTAGCATGGTTCAATACAAATGAATTTGCCAATAAAACATTTGAAACAAGTTCTGAGGTTGGTCTTGTTGACCCATTTAATCTTTTACACCCGAATCCAACACCATCATCAAATTCACCAGCTGCTTTAGGTGCAAATTTTAGTAATGCTCGATTGCAAGATTCATTTTTTACCCAAGTAACATACTTAGGCGCATTTGAACCTAATTCATCACGTTGGGATGAAGGATGGACAAACTATGACCCACAAAATACTGATTACACCATAACAGATGTAAATGACAATATAGATAAGGTTATTTCTTATAATTATCATTTATATCAAAACTACCCTAATCCTTTTAATCCATTAACTACAATAAATTTTTCATTGCCGGTTTCAGACTATGTCGAACTCTCAGTCTATAATTTATTAGGGCAGCATATAGCTACCTTGATTAATGAATTTAAAAACGCTGGTTCATATGCTGTTAACTTTGATGCTTCTAATCTTAGCAGCGGAATTTATTTTTATAAATTGACAACAAGCAAGATAACCATCACTAAGAAAATGACATTATTAAAGTGA
- the pstB gene encoding phosphate ABC transporter ATP-binding protein PstB, with protein sequence MDIKLSVKNLEAYYGKTKVLKSVTIDIPKNKVVAIIGPSGCGKSTFLRCLNRMHEVVGGTIKGEILLDGEDIMKKDPVDVRRRLGMVFQKPNPFPTMSIFNNVAAGLKFNGYRDKKQLKEIVEKSLKQAALWEEVKDNLNQSGINLSGGQQQRLCIARTLAVNPEVVLMDEPASALDPISTTKIEDLIFELKKNYTIIIVTHNMQQASRVSDYTAFFYLGELIEYGETKKIFTSPSNKQTEDYIRGRFG encoded by the coding sequence ATGGATATAAAACTTTCAGTGAAGAATTTAGAAGCTTATTATGGTAAAACAAAAGTATTAAAGTCAGTTACAATTGATATACCTAAGAATAAAGTTGTTGCTATTATTGGTCCTTCGGGTTGTGGCAAATCTACTTTTTTAAGATGCTTGAACAGAATGCATGAGGTTGTTGGCGGAACAATTAAGGGGGAAATACTGCTTGACGGCGAGGATATTATGAAAAAGGACCCAGTCGATGTTAGAAGAAGATTGGGAATGGTTTTTCAAAAACCAAATCCCTTTCCAACCATGTCAATTTTTAATAATGTTGCTGCAGGTTTAAAATTTAACGGTTACCGTGATAAAAAGCAGTTGAAAGAAATTGTTGAAAAATCATTAAAACAAGCAGCACTATGGGAGGAAGTTAAAGATAATTTAAACCAGTCTGGTATTAATCTCTCTGGTGGTCAGCAGCAGCGTTTGTGTATTGCCCGCACTTTAGCTGTTAATCCAGAGGTAGTCCTAATGGATGAACCTGCTAGCGCACTTGACCCAATTTCTACTACTAAAATTGAAGACCTAATTTTTGAGTTGAAAAAAAATTATACAATTATAATTGTTACCCATAATATGCAGCAAGCTTCACGCGTTAGCGATTACACTGCATTCTTTTACCTAGGAGAACTTATAGAATATGGAGAAACTAAGAAAATATTTACTTCACCTTCTAATAAACAAACCGAAGATTATATTAGAGGTAGATTTGGTTAA
- the pstC gene encoding phosphate ABC transporter permease subunit PstC, whose amino-acid sequence MAKNTFRKYNIGDFIFEKLTLLFAALVLFLILLMTFEMYTGSLGSIKKFGWNFLINSEWDPVQEIFGALPIIFGTLFSSFLALIISLPLSLGVAIFLSELAPSWLEKPLSYLVELLAGIPSVIYGLWGIFVLVPWIRNDVEPFLSERFDFLPFFRGAPYGFGMLAAVLILAVMVLPIISSITRDVLKSVPQSQREAALALGATKWETIKIVLKEAKPGILGATMLGLGRAIGETMAVTMVIGNTANISLSLFDPSYTMASVIANEFTEATSDIYVSALIELALVLFVITVLINAFARLLVWSLERKWKKS is encoded by the coding sequence TTGGCTAAAAATACCTTTCGTAAATATAATATTGGTGATTTTATATTTGAAAAACTAACGTTGCTATTTGCTGCGTTAGTTTTATTTCTAATTCTGCTGATGACATTCGAAATGTATACTGGTTCTTTGGGTTCTATTAAAAAATTTGGTTGGAATTTTTTAATTAACTCTGAGTGGGATCCTGTTCAAGAAATTTTTGGCGCTCTTCCAATTATCTTCGGCACTCTTTTTTCCTCTTTTTTAGCATTAATTATTTCTTTGCCATTAAGCTTAGGTGTAGCTATCTTTTTATCAGAATTAGCACCATCATGGTTGGAAAAACCTCTTTCTTACTTAGTTGAATTGTTAGCAGGCATTCCTAGCGTGATATATGGCTTGTGGGGAATATTTGTTTTAGTACCATGGATTAGAAATGACGTAGAGCCATTTTTATCAGAACGTTTTGACTTTCTTCCATTTTTTAGAGGAGCCCCTTATGGATTTGGCATGCTGGCTGCCGTTTTAATATTAGCAGTAATGGTCTTGCCAATTATTTCTTCTATTACAAGAGACGTATTAAAATCGGTACCCCAATCTCAAAGAGAAGCAGCACTGGCCTTAGGAGCAACTAAATGGGAAACTATTAAAATAGTTCTAAAGGAAGCTAAACCAGGCATTCTTGGCGCAACTATGCTTGGATTAGGCAGAGCAATAGGTGAAACAATGGCGGTTACTATGGTGATAGGTAATACTGCTAACATATCTTTATCTCTTTTTGACCCATCTTATACTATGGCAAGCGTAATTGCTAATGAATTTACCGAGGCAACTTCTGATATCTATGTTAGTGCTCTTATTGAATTAGCCTTAGTTTTATTTGTAATTACTGTCTTAATTAATGCATTTGCAAGACTCTTAGTTTGGAGCTTAGAAAGGAAATGGAAGAAAAGTTGA
- a CDS encoding cupin domain-containing protein — protein sequence MMTEQIKKESIFNAISYQDNSIVSKQIIKKANGNLTLFAFDKDESLTEHTSPYEAVVYVVEGEIGITIGGNPYNVKTGEIIIMPPNIPHGLKALQKSKILLVMVK from the coding sequence ATGATGACAGAACAAATTAAAAAAGAATCTATTTTTAATGCAATTAGCTACCAAGACAACTCAATCGTTAGCAAGCAAATTATTAAAAAGGCAAACGGTAATTTAACTTTGTTTGCTTTTGATAAAGATGAATCTTTAACAGAACACACATCCCCTTACGAGGCAGTAGTATATGTTGTTGAAGGCGAAATAGGAATTACCATTGGCGGAAATCCTTATAATGTAAAAACGGGAGAAATAATTATAATGCCGCCAAACATTCCGCATGGATTAAAGGCATTACAAAAGTCGAAAATCCTTTTAGTCATGGTAAAATAA
- a CDS encoding lysophospholipid acyltransferase family protein: MIRKIYNQIIAGKDCYQTNTPNVKKNFLAGICLYMNVVRIVLYTSKQAKKGIYGDSEWISSSLDMLHSFEKCGMYFEISGMDNLRKVKGPVIFVSNHMSTLETLILPGIIHPIHRVVFVMKEELVKFPFFGRVSAARDPILVKRENPREDLITVLEQGAKKIQEGKSVIIFPQKTRTKYFEEKSFNTLGIKLAKKNNIPVIPIALLTDAWENGKIIKEFGKIDTSKKVRFCFGEPITDLSNTSLAHLGIINFIKNKLIEWGKQNLIIN; encoded by the coding sequence ATGATTAGAAAAATTTATAACCAGATAATAGCCGGTAAAGATTGTTATCAAACCAATACCCCTAATGTTAAAAAGAATTTTTTGGCTGGTATCTGCTTGTATATGAATGTTGTTAGAATTGTTTTGTACACAAGTAAGCAAGCCAAGAAAGGAATTTATGGGGATTCTGAGTGGATAAGTTCTTCGCTTGATATGCTTCATAGTTTTGAAAAGTGTGGAATGTATTTTGAAATATCTGGCATGGATAATTTACGAAAAGTAAAAGGTCCTGTTATTTTTGTATCTAACCATATGAGCACGCTGGAAACTTTAATTTTGCCAGGTATAATTCATCCTATTCATCGAGTTGTATTTGTTATGAAGGAGGAATTAGTAAAGTTTCCATTTTTTGGAAGGGTTTCTGCTGCACGCGACCCAATACTTGTAAAAAGAGAAAATCCAAGAGAAGATTTAATAACAGTTTTAGAACAAGGAGCAAAAAAAATTCAAGAGGGTAAATCAGTAATTATATTTCCTCAGAAAACCAGAACAAAGTATTTCGAAGAAAAATCTTTTAATACACTCGGCATAAAATTAGCTAAAAAAAATAATATTCCTGTAATCCCAATTGCCTTGCTGACCGATGCATGGGAAAATGGTAAAATAATTAAAGAATTTGGTAAAATTGACACTTCAAAAAAAGTCCGCTTTTGTTTTGGCGAACCAATTACTGATTTATCTAATACATCTCTTGCCCATTTAGGCATAATTAATTTTATTAAAAATAAACTAATTGAGTGGGGAAAACAAAACTTAATAATAAATTGA